A single window of Onychomys torridus chromosome 8, mOncTor1.1, whole genome shotgun sequence DNA harbors:
- the Gucy2d gene encoding retinal guanylyl cyclase 1: protein MTEWLPPAGGLPDAGFCVPAWPSWSSLSRVLCWPGPRLHGLLLLLLLPPPAAPSAVFKVGVLGPWACDPIFARARPDLAARLAANRLNRDLALDGDGGPRFEVALLPEPCLTPGSLGAVSSALARVSGLVGPVNPAACRPAELLAQEAGVALVPWGCPGTRAAGTTAPAVTPAADALYVLLRAFRWARVALITAPQDLWVEAGRALSTALRARGLPVALVTSMQPSDLSGARKALRRIRDGPRVRVVIMVMHSVLLGGEEQRYLLEAAEELGLADGSLVFLPFDTLHYALSPGREALAALVNSSQLRRAHDAVLTLTRHCPPGGSVQDSLRRAQEHQELPADLNLQQVSPLFGTIYDAVFLLAGGVTRARAAVGGGWVSGASVARQVQEAQVSGFCGVLGRTEEPSFVLLDTDASGDRLFITHLLDPIRGSIRPAGPPVHFPRGGPAPGPDPSCWFDPDVICNGGVEPGLVFIGFLLVIGVGLTGAFLAHYLRHRLLHMQMASGPNKIILTLEDVTFLHPPGGSSRKVAQGSRSSLATRSTSDIRSVPSQPPESTNIGLYEGDWVWLKKFPGDHHMAIRPATKTAFSKLRELRHENVVLYLGLFLAGTADNPAAPGEGILAVVSEHCARGSLHDLLAQRDIKLDWMFKSSLLLDLIKGMRYLHHRGVAHGRLKSRNCVVDGRFVLKVTDHGHGRLLEAQRVLPEPPSAEDQLWTAPELLRDPALERRGTLAGDVFSLGIIMQEVVCRSTPYAMLELTPEEVIQRVQNPPPLCRPLVSMDQAPMECIQLMTQCWAEQPELRPSMDHTFDLFKSINKGRKTNIIDSMLRMLEQYSSNLEDLIRERTEELEQEKQKTDRLLTQMLPPSVAEALKMGTSVEPEYFEEVTLYFSDIVGFTTISAMSEPIEVVDLLNDLYTLFDAIIGAHDVYKVETIGDAYMVASGLPQRNGQRHAAEIANMSLDILSAVGSFRMRHMPEVPVRIRIGLHSGPCVAGVVGLTMPRYCLFGDTVNTASRMESTGLPYRIHVNMSTVQILCALDQGFQMERRGRTELKGKGAEDTYWLVGRLGFNKPIPKPPDLQPGASNHGISLQEIPPERLKKLQKARPGQFTGK from the exons ATGACCGAGTGGCTCCCGCCAGCGGGTGGGCTTCCCGACGCCGGGTTCTGCGTCCCTGCGTGGCCGTCCTGGTCCAGCCTTTCGCGGGTCCTGTGCTGGCCAGGGCCTCGGCTGCACGgactcctgctcctgctgctgctcccgCCGCCTGCTGCCCCCTCGGCCGTGTTCAAAGTGGGGGTCCTGGGCCCCTGGGCTTGCGACCCCATCTTCGCCCGGGCGCGTCCTGATCTGGCTGCGCGTCTGGCCGCTAACCGCCTGAACCGTGACCTTGCCCTAGACGGCGACGGCGGGCCCCGGTTCGAGGTTGCGCTGCTCCCAGAGCCTTGCCTGACCCCGGGCTCTCTAGGGGCTGTGTCCTCTGCGCTGGCTCGAGTCTCTGGCCTGGTGGGTCCGGTGAACCCCGCAGCCTGCCGGCCAGCCGAACTGCTAGCCCAGGAGGCTGGAGTAGCTCTGGTGCCCTGGGGCTGCCCAGGCACGCGGGCGGCGGGTACTACAGCCCCGGCGGTGACCCCCGCTGCAGATGCCCTCTACGTCCTCCTTAGAGCATTCCGCTGGGCGCGCGTGGCCCTGATCACGGCGCCCCAGGACCTGTGGGTGGAGGCGGGACGGGCTCTGTCCACAGCACTCAGGGCGCGGGGCTTGCCAGTTGCCCTAGTGACCTCCATGCAGCCCTCAGACCTGTCTGGAGCTCGGAAGGCCCTCAGGAGAATCCGGGACGGGCCTAGAGTTAGAG TAGTGATCATGGTGATGCACTCGGTGCTGCTGGGCGGCGAGGAGCAGCGCTACCTACTGGAAGCTGCAGAAGAGCTGGGCCTAGCTGATGGCTCTCTGGTCTTCCTGCCCTTCGACACGCTTCACTATGCGTTGTCTCCAGGCCGGGAGGCTCTGGCTGCTCTGGTCAACAGCTCCCAGCTTCGCAGAGCTCACGATGCAGTGCTCACACTCACGCGCCACTGTCCTCCGGGAGGCAGCGTGCAGGACAGCCTGCGCAGGGCCCAAGAGCACCAGGAGCTGCCCGCTGACCTCAACCTGCAGCAG GTCTCTCCACTGTTTGGAACCATCTATGATGCTGTCTTCCTGTTGGCTGGGGGAGTGACAAGAGCCAGAGCAGCTGTGGGTGGTGGCTGGGTGTCAGGTGCATCCGTGGCCCGCCAAGTCCAGGAAGCCCAAGTCTCTGGCTTTTGTGGGGTCCTGGGAAGAACCGAGGAACCCTCCTTTGTGCTGCTGGACACAGATGCGTCCGGAGATCGGCTCTTCATCACACATCTGCTGGATCCTATCCGAGGCTCCATAAGACCCGCTGGGCCCCCTGTGCACTTCCCTCGAGGTGGACCTGCGCCTGGGCCAGATCCTTCCTGCTGGTTCGATCCAGATGTGATCTGCAACGGAG GAGTGGAGCCAGGCCTGGTCTTCATTGGCTTCCTCCTGGTGATTGGGGTGGGACTGACTGGAGCCTTCCTGGCTCATTACCTGAG GCACAGGCTGCTACACATGCAAATGGCCTCCGGTCCCAACAAGATCATCTTGACCCTGGAAGATGTTACCTTCCTCCACCCACCGGGGGGCAGCTCTCGGAAG GTGGCCCAGGGCAGTAGATCAAGTCTGGCTACCAGGAGCACATCAGACATTCGAAGTGTCCCCAGTCAACCCCCAGAGAGCACCAACATTGGCCTCTATGAG GGAGACTGGGTTTGGCTGAAGAAATTTCCAGGGGATCATCATATGGCCATCAGGCCAGCAACCAAGACAGCCTTCTCCAAG CTGCGGGAGCTCCGGCATGAGAATGTGGTTCTCTACCTGGGGTTATTCCTGGCAGGGACAGCAGACAACCCTGCCGCCCCTGGGGAGGGCATCTTGGCTGTGGTCTCAGAGCACTGTGCTCGGGGCTCCCTCCATGACCTCCTGGCCCAGAGAGACATAAAGCTGGACTGGATGTTCAAGTCTTCTCTCCTGCTGGACCTCATCAAG GGAATGAGGTATCTGCACCATCGCGGTGTGGCCCACGGGAGGCTTAAGTCTCGGAACTGCGTGGTAGACGGGAGGTTCGTGCTCAAGGTGACAGATCATGGCCACGGGCGACTGCTGGAAGCGCAAAGGGTGTTACCCGAGCCTCCCAGTGCGGAGG atCAGTTATGGACAGCCCCGGAACTGCTTCGGGACCCAGCCCTGGAGCGACGGGGAACACTAGCTGGGGATGTCTTTAGCCTGGGCATCATCATGCAGGAGGTCGTGTGCCGCAGCACCCCCTATGCTATGCTGGAGCTCACACCCGAGG AAGTGATCCAGAGGGTACAGAACCCTCCCCCACTGTGTCGGCCCTTGGTGTCAATGGACCAGGCACCCATGGAATGCATCCAGCTGATGACACAGTGCTGGGCAGAGCAGCCAGAACTTCGGCCCTCTATGGACCACACCTTTGACCTG TTCAAGAGCATCAACAAGGGCCGGAAGACGAACATCATCGACTCCATGCTTCGGATGCTGGAGCAGTACTCCAGTAACCTGGAGGACCTGATCCGAGAACGCACAGAGGAGTTAgagcaggagaagcagaagacagACAGGCTGCTCACGCAGATGCTGCCTCC ATCTGTGGCTGAAGCCCTGAAGATGGGGACGTCTGTGGAGCCTGAGTACTTTGAGGAGGTGACGCTCTACTTCAGTGACATTGTGGGCTTCACCACCATTTCGGCCATGAGTGAGCCCATTGAAGTAGTAGACTTACTCAATGACCTCTACACACTCTTTGACGCCATCATTGGGGCCCACGATGTCTACAAG GTGGAAACAATCGGCGATGCCTATATGGTGGCCTCCGGGCTGCCACAAAGGAATGGGCAGCGGCATGCTGCGGAGATTGCCAACATGTCACTAGACATCCTCAGTGCGGTAGGCTCTTTCCGCATGCGCCATATGCCTGAGGTACCAGTGCGCATCCGCATTGGCCTGCACTCAG GCCCATGTGTAGCTGGTGTGGTGGGCCTCACCATGCCTCGGTACTGCCTGTTTGGGGACACAGTCAACACAGCCTCACGAATGGAGTCCACCGGGCTAC CTTACCGCATCCACGTGAACATGAGCACTGTTCAGATTCTTTGTGCTCTGGACCAGGGCTTCCAGATGGAGCGGCGAGGCCGCACAGAGCTGAAG GGCAAGGGTGCTGAGGACACGTACTGGCTTGTGGGCAGACTGGGTTTCAACAAGCCCATCCCCAAACCACCGGATCTGCAGCCAGG GGCCAGCAACCATGGCATCAGCCTGCAGGAGAtccccccagagaggctcaagaagTTGCAGAAAGCCAGGCCGGGCCAGTTCACTGGGAAGTGA